Part of the Tenebrio molitor chromosome 4, icTenMoli1.1, whole genome shotgun sequence genome, AAATAATACAAGTATTTCATTAGGTTAGAAAAAACTACttatacaaataaattattatttatattacttTCATGGAAACGGAAAACACCCTGAAATAGTGAATATATTTTGATGAAACTTGGTACTGTATTTAGGTGTTaactaaagataaaatgatgaTAATGTGAAAGAAATACCTGAAGAAAATACCCGTATCTTTTGGATTATTCTTATCCGAgcatttctttttattcttGATGATCACTTATCATCAACAGCTTGAGGATAACGCACCACTTAAAGCTATACTATGCCTCCAATACGAAGACAGGCCCATTAGCAGCACGTAACTCAATTTGCAAGAGGCCGCTTTATCGGAATGCGAGAAGCATGTCTTTCCTATAGGGCAATCGCTCATCGTGTGGGACGAAATGTGGCCACTGTGTTACGGTGTTGTCGTACCTGGTTAGAAGACCAATGTTATTGAAACTTTCACGGTTTTATCTTAGTTATGGCCCAATTGTTGTACAAAGTTTAATCAAAATATGCTATTTCTGGATGTTGCATTTTCCATGATAAGTAGTatattgattatttattattacctaGTTACTGAAAGGGCATATCATAAGTTTCTTGTTATTTCATcaacaaaatagaaatttatacATGGTACAGGTTCAATAAAActataatgaaaataatactTATGAATAGGGAGCAGAATATATGCAAAGCgcatatattttaatttttgcatatCATTAAAACTATAGTCAATTATGTGGACAAGTTACATTGATAAGGTGATAAGATAAATAACGCTATAATTAGTGATTGCATATATTGCATATTTTGGCATTCGCTGCATATTTTGCAAAAGTTGCATATGCATCTTTGCATATTTTGGATTTAATGCATTATCCGTTCATACATTTTCGTCAAGTGGTCAAAAACTTAAAAGATTATGAATATTGCCTATGATTATGAAATTCTATATTGTGCACACAGATCACCGACCACCTGGACGACATATAAATCTTTTACAACCGCTTCACTAATTACCTGGGCTTGGAATTCCCGACAGTTTCAAGGACCAAGTACGTACTTATACCTTTTTATTACTTGTTTCTTGTTATCAAGGATGGAAATTGAGTGGAGTATGTAATATATTTTCTTTGTAGTTTTCAAAGTATTTTCTCTTGCCGTTTCATCGTGTCCGATGTGTTGATCTCTTGAACATTCTACATAAGGCACAATGAGCAAAGCGGACAAAACTACTTTTTGGATTAAACCATATCCTGAACTAGTAATGAATGGTGACCAAATATTTTGCAGAGCTTGTAACAAACCGGTAAGTTTTATCATTTTCGTATAATAGTGATAGAGAAGGAAGTGTTTGTTCTGTTTTTAACAAGTATCAAAAATTCtcatattaatatttaattatttgtcgTTGTAGGTATCTTCTCAGAGAAAATCCTTGGTAGATCAACATGTCAAAACTTTTTTACACATTTCAAAATCTGACAAATCGAAGCgagcaaattattttcaggaaACCTTGGCTCAATATTTCTCACCGAGTTCCAAACCATCGGAGCAAGAAGAATTTAATAAGGAGTTATGTAAGGCACTGATCTCGTCTAATATACCATTAACCAAGGTGAataacgttaatttaaaatctttcttgcgaagattttgtaaacaaaatgTACCCGATGAAGGCACCTTacgaaaaaattatgtaaattccTGTTACAAAGAAACAATGTCTCAAATTAGACAAATAGTGGGTAGTAATTTTACTTATATAATAGTAGATGAAAGTACGGACAAATTTGGCCGTCACATTGCTCATTTATTGATAGGAATTCTTCATGAAGACATTTTAGGCAGATCATATTTAATATCTTCCAAACAActtccaaataaaaattattcaacaaTTGCCCCATTTGTACAGGAAGGTctgtcaagattttttcttccCGACAGTGTACCTTGTGAAAAAATTTTCCTCATGTTGTCCGACGCTTCTCTTTACATGACAAAAGTagggcaacatttaaaaactctTTACAAAAACATCACTCACGTAACATGCTTAGCTCACGGTTTAAATCGTGTAGCCGAAGATATTAAAGGCCAATTTCCCATGGTTACCAATTTAATCAATAATGTAAATaaggtatttttaaaatccccTTTGAGCGTCCAGCTTTATATGGAGCAACTTCCAAATGTTCCTTTGCCTCCTGACCCATCAAGATGGGGTACATGGTTAGAGGCAGCAATTTTTTACGCCGATAATTTTGCACGTATTAAGAATATAATTCTTCAAATTACTGATTCCAGCGCCGCATTGGATACTTGTAAAATATTAGTGCGGTCAATAGAATTGCCTCAGTATCTTCGCAACATTAAATCGAAGTATGGCTTAGTTTCAAACTTAATTCATAAACTGGAAACCCAAAGGATGACACTTTCGGagtcaattaaaataatagataCATTTGATAGATTGTGTATTATAGATGATTCTATAcgtcaaaaatttaatgatgtcatacataaaaataacgggtaccaatatttaaaacgaatgaacaaattaaatttcagcGTTAAGTTTAAAAATGCGCCCATCACTTTTGTCGgcgtagaaagaagtttttctaTTGATAAACATATGTTTTCCCACAGTAGGAATAATTTTCtgttggaaaattttgaacaacttcttatcataaattattttagaaatagTTCTTAGGCTAGTGGTTAGGTTTTCACATATTTAATACGAGTAGATTAAGTAATGTATTTGTCCAATAAAGAATATTATGCttcaatttacaaaattttgcatATATGGCCCAAGTGTATgcatattttccaaaaaatcgTTGCATAATACAGAGTGATTCACGAATAGCGTCTGATTTAGCACCTTTAGTCCTGCAACATGAATTACTCTCCATTTTTATCTACTATAGATTTAGAATTTAGAAGAAAAAGAtagattttgaaaatattttttataaatgatttctCAAACAAAACAATGTAAGAAAATAACTAACAATGGTTGTGAAATCACAtcttaaatataaataaaagataaggaattggaaaaataatttactctGAAATTTACAATACGTGCACACAAAGAACGACTTCTTTCGATACGGAAAATACCTCCAGCTACTTCAGAATTCAAAACCTGAGTCTCTGTTGTATCCTATatgctgtatttttttttctatttccgAAACTGAAATTCGGAAATTTTGGGGTTCTAAAATATAACGGAGGTGTCATTAAAGAACCGTACTTAAACGATTAGCTCTTCTGAGGGCTCTAAACGATATAGAGTCTCATTTCATTACATTTCCTTGCAAGGCAATTTCGCGCGCTTATGTCTGTAGAGTGCGTCTTCATCCTACCCATTAGCGTAGGGGAAGCTCGGTGATGATGGCACCCTTTTTTTCAATCACTGGATTCAATACCTAAAGTAACTCGTATTTGTGTAAAATCGAGGACACAAGTCAAGGATATCATAGTCTAGATAAATATGAGTTCAAAACACActagaatccaaaaatatgatttttattaattttttttcattttaagaCAAAGGTGCCATCATATATACTCACTTGATATGATGGCACCCAGTGTTAAGATACGATGGCATTCAATATAAAAGTAGCTAAGTAACAGCATAAAATACCTATATCTAAGCTAAATAAATCTAtaattctgtaaattagttgaAATAACCCACATAACaagcacaaaaagaaaatgtcttATAAAATTTgggaagaaaattaattttcacaaatttgacaggtgaaatttttggtttttcgaTCCTGTCCCGCGCAAGCTACATGGGCCCGTATCCCACATGATTGACATTTTGGCCTACGGCTTTCCGCATGTTTTCATCACTCCGAGCTTGGCAAGGACGCTTGAGACTGTTAGCTTTTGGCATTTTGAAATTGAGAATTCGCATTAACCTTGTGAAAAATCATCACCAATCGACCAAATCATCACCATCAACCAAACTGTCGCCAAATTCACTACATTTTAGATTAATTTGGTATGATGGCACCCTATGCCATCATACCAAACATTTGGGGTGCCATCTTatcaaaagtacaaaattataTCTTTGTTAATTTGTAACATTCTAACGGAAACTTGGCTTATGGAGTTAATCATATTTAGAAAGTCTAATGTTCATACTATCATATGGGCCCACCACATTTAGCAAAATATCTCGGCGTGCGACCAcaaattagtaaaattaaaagataAGGAAATACTTCTGTACTcgcaaataatttcaacatcaATCTGTAACGGCTAAATGAACTCCACTGGGACACAACTATTATAGCAGTACCACGGTGTTCTATGGCACCACCAGTAAGTGTCAAATTGgataaattcaaataaatagcGCCAATATTGGAAGGGTGCCATTGTACCTGAGGTGCCATCATAGCGACATTTCCCCTACACGTAGGCGATTGGGGTAATTTTCTGCGCGCTTATGTCTGTGGGGTGCGTCTTCGTCCTTAGATATTAGCGTACGCGTAGGCGGTTGGGGTAATTTTCTGCGTTGTAAAAAGTCTTGACTGCGGTTTTCCTCATGGTCATGACCTCTTTCACTTGTAGTTGAATTGCTATGTCGTCCGCGTAGAGAGTCGTTGTGGAAGCGGCGTCTAGTTGTAGCCTCGGTACATCTGCTGTGAAAATAGAGAACACGTATGGTGACAGGAGCGAACCTTGGGGTATTCTTGGTAACCTTACGTTCCAATGACCTAATTTCTCCGATCTCTAAAAGCTCTACAAGTCCGGTTTTGCAGATAGCCGAACGATTTTTATCAGTCCGATCGGGAATTCGGATGAGCTTGTGGAGGAGCGTTTGGTGCCAGGCTTTGTGGAATACCTTGGCTACGTCCAGAAATATGTCTACCTTGTGTTTTTTCCAGTTGAAACTGATGATGATCTGTTCGACCACTCTCAACACTTGGTCCGTTGTGCAGTGATGTTCTCTGAAATCTCAGAAATTTTTCGTTACGAGTAACGTTCAACTCTTATTTGTGCTCCTGGAGTCTCTTCGCTCCAACTTTTCAACTATTTTTCTCAAACTGGGAAGTAAGTTGCCTCAACGGTGAATTGTCTAGTTTGTGGTGAGAGGTGTGACCATATAAAATAATACTTACAAGTGAAATGAATGTACAATGTATTTGGACTGACAATTCCTGAGATAACGATTTTCAAATGGGAAAACAGGTGGGCAGTGATATtgtaattttataacaaattttgcaaaaaaaaattcctcaaTAAGATGACATGATACTCACATACagtgaggattttatttcgctgaacatCAACACTATTAACCCTGcactgcgttttttatttcgctgaacataCAACGTAAAATGGCTATGTTCAATTCTAAAGTTgacaagtcaattcatttgaaataggcaaccaaactttCAGATCCATGAATCCtatgttcagtaaaataaaaaagagtaTCCTTAAATTGAGCAATTGATATTCAACAACATTcatgaaatgaaatttattttatcacacaagataaatttcattgtaaacaccaatacaaaatttgttttttctacAAGCAAGTTTACATAGCTCATGCAAAACTAGaatgaaaaatgaagtttctgtgtgaaaatgacaattatgtgTGAAAACAACAAACTGTATTGTGTGTTGCCTAGTAAACAATTGTAAAATTGGCCGGTTGGCAATGTTCGCATAGTTGCATAGTAGGCATTTTGCTTTGACAtcttaaaattacaattaaaaactaactacagggtgttttcgaaattgaagcgttccttgtaacatgaggtactacacattattcttaagaattttagcctaaatcttcttagtaaaatgtttgcatTAACGgagattttattgttttctaaaatgttgagtccggtcctgtccattTCTCCACTGTACTAAACTGGCCCAGGATGGTATGTTCTGGAAATCGTTCTGcagtactctctggacgccgcagctgcattctgataacgcgATAACGTTGCCCATacatttgcaacatatctgtgagctcattattttcctaataataaagccatttcgactaattagataACAACTCGtgacaatatttttgattaacgtccatgttcattagatttttttttgtcaattccaatttctaataaatcagcgcaaatttgagcaggaccggtttcaaaaatttcaaaaaaattaacttattgtatcttcattgccgtacacattttactaaggtgattttgactaaaattctttagaacaacgcatactatcacatgttaaaaggaacgcctcaacttcgaaaacaccctgtatagtaaaGATTATGTAAGAAGTACCATGCCAAATTTGACAGTGACGCTAATATTTCTGTAAGTACactcaaaagaaaaattgtaatttcatAGTAAATTATGTGGTTGTTTTTTTGCGCATTAAATAACAGCAAgcaatgtttacaaaatttaggtAAATAAGCAGAAAAATAGCGTCAAGTTTTAggttatgaaaaacaaaagcattagAAACGTATGGCCCAGCTTGTTAAATAATAGTTGGACtgtcataataattttgtatgcaaaattttatctatgaAAATGGTTTTCACCCCTGAACAAAAGATATTCATGATTGAATCTTATTTTCGCAATGGTCACACAGTTCACACATTTAGAGATAGTGGCAGTGTTCAGCGAAAGCCTGGAAATGGTCGACTTAAAGTTCATTCTGAGGAAAATATTGTAATGATCTAATATTCTAATATATTACTTCTTTCCGCCAATTAATattcgaacctgcgcaaaactgATACACAAGTGTCCCAAACGGGTGGTGGTCGTCATCGAAGCGAAGGGCCCTACGTTgcgtttttcttttggcggaaaaggttcggaatgcaaactaTGGGAAGAGTAccgcaaaataaaacacacaagTGAGGAACGAAAAATACCTTGGATtgaaaaatgcctgtaataactttcaTTTTCGACGAACAAATGAAACGAATCCAAGATAACGGgaattaagtttaacgaatTAAACTAAATTAACTAGCTGGGGGCCATTGCAAAGCCAGCTAACAATATTAATGTGGTTACACTTAAAATGAACGGAAACGggtaaatgacaacaaaaaaatacaagttAAAATTCGCACAAACAAGGAATCAAATTATAATGCAGTTATCACAGAAAGGGACGCataaaaaccctcttcaaaaccGTAtaccaggtattactcatattttacaactcGATTAAGGATAAAACTATACTTAATTAGTAAATACGATGTTAAGGTACAGCAACAGAGGGGCTTACGAGCTTGAGGTAACACACTCTCGGCCGCGAGGGTACTTTGAATCGCCTTGAGatcaagcgacgtttatagatacTCGAGGTAACGCTCGTCGGACTATGTTACCGACCAATAACAAGTGACAAAAGCGCCTCGGAGTTGTACGATTAGCATTCCTAAACCGCATAAAGCAAGGCCTAGGTCCgccgtccccaaccaaccgtttaccgacaaacCCCGAGGTCTATATAACCGCCGCGGGGCTTTACGTCAGCATTCCAGAGCCGCATACAGCAAGGCTCAGGTCCGCCTTCGCTAACTAACCGTTGACCCCATAGAAATTTACTAGaaaaccccacgacttcctggaTGTCACCTAGCTCCCATAGGGTCGTACGTTCAACATTCTAACTCTGACTCATTCGAAACCTAGCGACACATTGGAAAACGatttttaattcaacaaacaacaaaaattaccatatCATAAACACAGAGTGTCTACAAATGATTGTGGCATCAAAAGGCTTTGAAAGTGTGCCGACTCTTTCACCAGAAATCGAAGAATATTAGTCTGATCTACGATATGCAACCCCAGAACAAACTGGTTTTACTGGCTGTCTATTACCTAGCTTGacaaaattaatacttacaaaaaaattaaatgaaaataaattaatgaaatgcaTTTATTGATAGGTCCCAACAGTctcaacaaatttattaaacacttAAAAAGAAGGTAAATAACATCAGTGATTCAGTTAAAGaagtaacaatgaaaattaaagaaatgtcTCGAAGTATCCTCCATTTTGCTCTGAAAATCTTCTCACTttgttgtatttaaaaatattttgtagcaTCTGTTCATTGATGTTACGGTAACAGTTGGTAATCTTTTCTAAATtagttaaattattaatttgttgtttatgCACTTCGTTTTTCAAGTAGCCGaatacagaaaagtttaaggGAGTTATGTCAGGTGAACAGATTATTCTGAAaccaattacaataatttacgAGTATGCGGCTTTCAAGATCATTAGGGAGGATCTATTGTACAGTTGTTACTTTGTATGGATGTAAATGCTctaacaattttatgacaTGTACTGCAGTTTGAAGAGACAGTCTAGTAAGGGATGTTCTAGGATGTACTTCTAAATGATCTCGTATATTTTCAACTACATCTTCCATCACCTTGGGACGACCTGACGATTTCCCCTTTTCAACACTACCGGTAGTAAGAAAACAATTACCAATTCGATGTATGTGAGCTCCGAGGgacttttctaaaatattttagtcCAGGTAGTTGgctaaaaattcttctttgcaAGCTTGAACGCTGTATGTCCATTCCCCGTCTCTTTTAACATCGTTGCAGTAATAAGACATTACAAAGGAACCTTATTTTGTTCCAAGTGTGAAGATCATTTTAGCAAttacttctaaaatatttgagaggttataaaattattctgaTTTTCAATAAAGGTATAAACAGACAATACTTTTGTAACACCACCGGAAATTATCTAGCTTTGGAAGATGCTTGtcttttaagaataaaaagacCAGGAACGCAAGAAACAACAAAGCAGCACTTCGAAAGCGGAAATGAAGTTAAGTTGACTGTTgactttttatttacattttgtgaatatttgacaatttgcaATTAGTAATGGATGAATTTAAAGGGAGtggcaaattcaaattccaGAGCGCTCTGCGATTCCACATTTTTTATAGTATGCTGTAGGTATGTCAATCGCGGTACAATGACAGatctttaaaaatgtttctatatTTAAAAAGAATGCTAAAAAACGGGAATCCACATAACGCCCTCCAAAATAAGatttttgtgttgaaattACATTCAATGTGTAGCTGTTAATGTTTCCTATTAAGTTACGTTTGTACATTATTGTTTAAGgtgatatttttcaattaaagaTTGTAGGGATACTCAAATCCTACTCGTTACGCCGAATTGGTAGTACAAAATAATGCGCCCCGCTATTACCCTCATGGTGTCGCTAATAATATCTTGCGGCACTACCCTCCCTCACAGTCCCCATTGGCATTGCCATCTCGAACTCCAGGCCTTAAGCCAGACagcgtgtgacgtcacgaggaaggccaaacgtcaaaatttgacatttgtttacattttcagaaagtatcaaatacggtgttttaatcattcttatgGAAAATTGTGAGATAAGCAAAAGCTTGGCGGCAAGTGTATATAATAGTTTCAGTTGATACCAGGGTGTTTACTGTTCATAGGACGTCGCAAGAGAGGTTGAAACCTGGGAAGTATTTTTATACCCTATCAACATTTTCGTGATTACAAGTCGTTGTAAGGGCAATTTAGTtgaaactatatttgctacacATATAATTAAGACGTAAGAAGCATTTCTTgtgatttggtgttatttaaattattcacaaagtaaaaattacgcaaaaacaataaatacacaaacttaacctcacttgtaaatgacaatttttacgttattaatggcattttactccacgacgcagtaattgtaaagcctaaacacatcgttctactaaaaaaaagagtgctaaccaaaaattttactgtttttgttaaattctggaggtttaatgcgtttttcgatgaagcctttactgtgacgtcacgatcaaaaacaattgctgcCTTAAGGCTTTGTGTTCTAGATGGCAATGCCATTGGTCAAACGTTCCCGCCGATGCCACATCATAGAGGGAACTCCAACAGTCGTCAAAACGGCGCCAATCGACGCCTATAAAAGATGCACACGCAGCCGAAATTTACAAACCGAGTAgtgtggccaagcgcctagcgcgccactttacattcgggaggtcccgggttctaaccacggtgccgcctgaccaggtatgggattttttcagaggtttccccacaccatcacatcgtggtatgtctcatattatcacagataaggcgaatgctgggtcagtatcAACCTCTGCAGTACCTACCACCTTCCTTCTGCACCCATGCACACCGTTacccatcccgaatcttcccgtcaatgtggctgaaaaggcactggaaagcctcagcagagaaaataaaaagaatctgacattttaaattaattttgttcacagccggctaaaattacgccacataaaaaatgtcatcaaCTACTGCAAAATTccctacatttaaaatttttatttttttatttataaaatagcataaagcggcaaaatagaaaaaatagtataaaagatTCGTTGCAGAAGGTCCTTCAAGCACTCATTTGTTCCTCAACTTGCCGCCACGCGGCTCGTTTCGGAATTTCAAATTCGTGCTTGAATATGTAGATGCCTGCTGcaacttatattttaatatactattgctTCCGCGGGGACTCAACTCCTACATGTACAGCTTACTTTTTGTGACTTGTATTTAGTGcctttgttaaataaacagCGATTATATTTAACCCAACAAGTTAGAATTTATAGATAAtaactaattttaaaataaaataaaaaataaacaacataaCATAACGACAAGTGGTTTGTATTAGATTTTATTCCATCCTAAACGATAAAATGGTATTTTATCTACTGTTTTCTTCAtggtaaaatgaagttttatcgtctagaaaaataaaataattacattttcacaagtttctttattcttttttaatcaaaattacaaacgtCTGAATTGAAATACCCGGAAATaacattgttaataaaaattaaatgtgcactttttaaacacttttCCACCACATTTGACAGTATTCTCGTTAGCGACATCTTTGCTTTTGATGAAGTTAACGACATCCTCACTTTTGATGAGGTTAGCGCCACTGCAACCAGGTAATTCGTTTGAAAATCCTTGACAATTCTTTGTGCTGCTTGTTCCCATCAAAATTCTGTTACAAATTTCCTTCTTATTTTCAACTGATTCATCAATGTAGCCTTCTACAACCGAATTCGATTTCCAGCCACCATGTCTCTAAAAAACTAAacgttttaattataatattcaaaataatcatTCTTCTTACTTTGATATGTCTACTTGTTCCTTGATCAGTAAGGTACTCTTCAACTTTGAATAACAACTCCACAATGTTGAAGCCTTATACTTTTTTACCTTTTCTGCGAAGTACGATAGCAGGACTTCTTCTGATACACCTTTTATGTTTCTGCTTTTCCTCCAGGCACAGAAAATATTGTATTCTTTTTCATACAACGATACAGATTTTcgcggcaataaattttcaataacagaTCTGGCTTCTTTAATAATATCTTCAGGAACATACAATTCATCTTCATTAAGGAAAGATTGGGCCATTATTTCCTCAAAAATGAAACACTTTCACGACGCTTTCACGAAACTGCTTTTAACTTTGTTGATAAACAAATTATCTCGGTAACCGACTCCCATGCCAACAGCCCCCGCTTTGAGTTTCTAATGTTTAACAtccattgttgtttttctgtttttgacgtttttttgattgttgaatttttttgacgtttataattgtcataatcaaaataattcagtAATTCAATCGAAGTAATGGaggatggaataaaattttgtattgtacacgacgataaaattCACCATTATTTTCTCGAGCGTATTTatcgaagataaaataaaattttatcgtcttgtataataaataactattatttataatgattTCAACAGGTGACAAGTGAAACGGTTTTTCCAAGTATTTGCGCAAAGATAAGATAAGTG contains:
- the LOC138129156 gene encoding uncharacterized protein encodes the protein MSKADKTTFWIKPYPELVMNGDQIFCRACNKPVSSQRKSLVDQHVKTFLHISKSDKSKRANYFQETLAQYFSPSSKPSEQEEFNKELCKALISSNIPLTKVNNVNLKSFLRRFCKQNVPDEGTLRKNYVNSCYKETMSQIRQIVGSNFTYIIVDESTDKFGRHIAHLLIGILHEDILGRSYLISSKQLPNKNYSTIAPFVQEGLSRFFLPDSVPCEKIFLMLSDASLYMTKVGQHLKTLYKNITHVTCLAHGLNRVAEDIKGQFPMVTNLINNVNKVFLKSPLSVQLYMEQLPNVPLPPDPSRWGTWLEAAIFYADNFARIKNIILQITDSSAALDTCKILVRSIELPQYLRNIKSKYGLVSNLIHKLETQRMTLSESIKIIDTFDRLCIIDDSIRQKFNDVIHKNNGYQYLKRMNKLNFSVKFKNAPITFVGVERSFSIDKHMFSHSRNNFLLENFEQLLIINYFRNSS